The Streptomyces sp. 11x1 genomic sequence GTCCGTGGGCTCGTCGAGGAGCAGCGCGGTGACGCCCTGCAACTCCAGCAGCAGGATCTGGAAGCGGGCCTGCTGGCCGCCGGAGAGCCGATCGAACGGCTGCTCGGCCTGCTTGGTCAGCTCGTAGCGGCGCAGCCGGGACATGGCGGCGCCCCGGTCCTGGGCGTGCTCCTTCCACAGGATGTCGAGCAGCGGGCGCCCTTCCAGCTCCGGGTGGGCGTGTGTCTGCGCGAAGTGCCCCGGCAGGACCCTGGCACCGAGCTTCCACTCGCCCGTGTGGGCGACCTCGTCACCGGCGAGCAGCCGCAGGAAGTGCGACTTTCCCGAGCCGTTGGAACCGAGGACGGCGACCCGTTCGCCGTAGAAGACCTCCAGGTCGAAGGGATTCATCAGGCCGGTCAGCTCAAGTGCCTTGCAGGTGACCGCCCTGACGCCCGTACGACCGCCCTTGATCCGCATGGTGATGTCCTGCTCGCGCGGCGGCTCCGGCGGCGGTCCGGCCTCCTCGAACTTGCGCAGCCGGGTCTGGGCGGCCTGGTAGCGGGAGGCCAGCGCGACGCTGTTCTCGGCCGCCTGGCGGAGGTTCAGCACGAGCTTCTTCAGCTGCTCGTGCTTCTCGTCCCAGCGTCTGCGCAGTTCCTCGAAGCGCTCGAAGCGCTGTCGCCTGGCCGCGTGGTAGGTGTCGAAGCCGCCGCCGTGCACCCAGGCGTCCGCGCCCGCCGGTCCCGGCTCCACGCTGACGATCTTCTCGGCGGCTCGGGAGAGCAGTTCCCGGTCGTGCGAGACGAACAGGACGGTCTTGCGGGTCTCCTTCAGCCGCTCCTCCAGCCAGCGCTTGCCGGGGACGTCGAGGTAGTTGTCGGGCTCGTCGAGGAGGAGGACCTGGTCGGTGCCGCGCAGCAGTGCCTCCAGGACGAGCCGCTTCTGCTCACCGCCGGAGAGCGTCCGCACCTGCCGCCACTGCGCCTTCTCGTACGGCACGCCGAGCGCGGCCACGGTGCAGATGTCCCACAGGGTCTCCGCCTCGTAGCCGCGCGCCTCGGCCCAGTCGGAGAGGGCCTGCGCGTACGCCAGCTGGGCCGCCTCGTCGTCCACGGTCATCATCGCGTGCTCGGCGGCGTCGACCGCCTTCGCGGCCTCCCTGATCCTCGGCTGCGCCACCGACACCAGCAGGTCCCGCACGGTCGTCTCGTCCCGCACGGAGCCCACGAACTGCCGCATCACCCCGAGGCCACCGGTGACGGTCACCGATCCGCCGTGCGGCTTCAGCTCACCGGAGATCAGCCGCAGCAGCGTCGTCTTCCCGGCCCCGTTGGGCCCGACGAGCGCGACCACCGCCCCCTCCCCCACCCGGAAGGACACGTCCCCGAGCAGCGCCCTCCCGTCCGGCAGGTAGTACTCCAGATGAGCGGCTTCGAGATGTCCCATGGGGCGCATTGTCCGAGCCGCGCCACCACACGGGCAAATCCATTTCGTTGTCGGGCGTGGGTGCCTTGTCGGGTGCCGGTCCGGTGGGGCTGGACGCGCTGTTCCCCGCGCCCCTTGCTTTCGGCCCGAAAGGGCCGTAGGCCCTTGAGGGGCGCGGGGAACAGCGCGAGAAGCCCCACTCACCCGCACCCGGCAACGCAACCCCACCCACCCTCACCGAACCCCACCCCGCCCGACACGGTTCCGTCGCCATGGGGTACCCGTGGACCCATGACCCCAGACGTCGACCTCACCGTCCGCCCCCCGGGCCACCACATCCTCCGCGACCGTTTCCTCGCCGCGGACAGCCGCCTCTTCGACGCGGTGGCGACCCGCGACTGGCCGGGTGCCCATCCCCTCCTGCCGAAGCTGAGCCGGGCCGCGAACCACGGGGTGCTGTGGTTCGCCACGGCGGCGGCGATCGCGGCGACCCGGAGTCCGCGGGCCCGCAGGGCGGCCGTCCGGGGCGTCGCCTCGCTCGCGCTCGCCTCGGCGACCATCAACACCCTCGGCAAGCGCTCGATCCGCCGCCCCCGCCCGGCCCTGCACAACGTGCCGCTGACCCGTCAGCTGAAGCGCCAGCCGATCACCACGTCGTTCCCGTCGGGCCACTCCGCCTCCGCCGCCGCCTTCGCCGCCGGTGTCGCCCTGGAGTCGCGCGGCTGGGGCGCCGCGGTCGCCCCGCTGGCCACCGCGGTGGCGCTGTCCCGCGTGTACACCGGCGTGCACTTCCCGAGCGACGTCCTGGTGGGCGCCGCCCTGGGCGTGGGCGCCGCCTACGCCGTGCGGGGCATGGTGCCCACCCGCGACCGGCTGCCGCCGCCCGGCCGCCCCTACGTGGACGCGCCCGCCCTGCCGGACGGCGAGGGTCTGGTCGTGGTCGCCAACCGCGCCTCCGGCACGTCGGACCGGGTGCGCGCCCTGCGGGACGTGCTGCCCGGGGCCGAGACCGTGGAGTGCGAGCCGGAGGATGTGCGCGCCGAGCTGGAGAAGGCCGCCACCCGGGCCCGGGTGCTCGGCGTGTGCGGCGGCGACGGCACGGTGAACTCCGCCGCCGAGGTGGCCCTGCGCCATGGAATCCCCCTCGCCGTCCTGCCCGGCGGCACCCTCAACCACTTCGCGTACGACCTCGGCGTGGAGGACGTACGCGACCTGGGCCGCGCGGTGCGCCAGGGCGAGGCCGTCAGGGTGGACCTCGGGCACTTCACCACCGGCGACACGGAGGGCCACTTCCTCAACACCTTCAGCCTCGGTGTCTACCCCGACCTGGTGCGTGAGCGCGAGCGCTGGGAGAAGGCGCTCGGCGGCTGGCCGGCGGGGGTCATCGCGGCCCTGCGGGTCCTGCGCTCCGACCGGCATCCGCTCCAGGCCACCTTCGAGGGCCGGCCCCGTCCGATCTGGCTGCTCTTCGCGGGCAACGGCACCTACCGCCGGCTGGGCCTCGCCCCGGCCCGGCGCTTCGACCTGGCCGACGGGCTGCTGGACGTCCGTGTCGTGCACGGCGGCCGCCGCCCGGCCCTGCGACTACTGGCCGCGGCTGCCGCGGGCCCGCTGCCCCGGAGCCCGGCCCATGCGGCGGTCCACGTACGGCGGCTCCGGGTGGACGGCATCGCGCCGGGCGCCCTCCTCGCGTACGACGGCGAAGTCACCGAGGTGAAGGGCGATCTGACGCTCCGGAAGATCCCGGAGGCCCTGACGGTGTACCGGCCCGTACCGATGCGCTGACCCCCTCCGCCACCCACGCACCGAGTGTCCACAATTCAAGACGGCGGTCTCACTATTCGGGGGACCCGCGTACGGTTCGAGGACGAACCCGCGGTTGTCGCGGCCCTCGCGGAAGGGGAACGGCCATGCCGAAGGCACAGGAGACCGCCGTCTACACGCACGGGCACCACGAGTCGGTGCTGCGCTCACACACCTGGCGCACGGCCGCCAACTCGGCGGCCTACCTCCTCGGTTCACTGAAGCCGCACATGAAGGTCCTGGACATCGGCTGCGGTCCGGGCACCATCACCGCGGACCTGGCCGCCCTGGTCCAGGACGGCCATGTCACCGGTGTCGACCACGCGCCCGGCATCCTGGACCAGGCCCGGGCCACGGCCGCCGAACGCGGCCTGGAGAACGTGGACTTCGCCGTCGCGGACGTCCACGCCCTGGACTTCCCGGACGACAGCTTCTGCGTGGTCCACGCCCACCAGGTACTCCAGCACGTCGGCGATCCGGTGCAGGCACTGCGCGAGATGCGCCGGGTGACCAGGCCCGGCGGGATCCTCGCCGTCCGCGACTCGGACTACGCCGCGATGACCTGGTACCCCGAGTCGGCCGGCATGGACGACTGGCTGGACCTGTACCGCCGGGTCGCGCGCGCCAACGGCGGTGAGCCCGACGCGGGGCGCCGGCTGAAGTCCTGGGCGCTGCGCGCCGGGCTCACCGACATCACGGCCACCTCCGCCACCTGGACCTACGCCACGGCTCGGGAACGGGCGTGGTGGAGCGGACTGTGGGCGGACCGGACGGTTGCCTCCGCCTACGCCGACCGGGCCACCGAGGGCGGCCATGCCGCGGCCGGGCAATTGCGGGCGATCGCGGATTCCTGGCGGGAATGGGGAGAGCAGGAGGACGGCTGGTTCGCTGTACTCCACGGAGAAATTCTCTGCCGTGAGGCGGCCTGAAAGCGGGAATTCTGGTAACCCGGACCATCAGGAGGTTCGCATAATGGTTCCCATCCTGTTGGTACTGCTTCTGATTCTGGTGCTCTTCGGCGCCGGA encodes the following:
- a CDS encoding ATP-binding cassette domain-containing protein, whose translation is MGHLEAAHLEYYLPDGRALLGDVSFRVGEGAVVALVGPNGAGKTTLLRLISGELKPHGGSVTVTGGLGVMRQFVGSVRDETTVRDLLVSVAQPRIREAAKAVDAAEHAMMTVDDEAAQLAYAQALSDWAEARGYEAETLWDICTVAALGVPYEKAQWRQVRTLSGGEQKRLVLEALLRGTDQVLLLDEPDNYLDVPGKRWLEERLKETRKTVLFVSHDRELLSRAAEKIVSVEPGPAGADAWVHGGGFDTYHAARRQRFERFEELRRRWDEKHEQLKKLVLNLRQAAENSVALASRYQAAQTRLRKFEEAGPPPEPPREQDITMRIKGGRTGVRAVTCKALELTGLMNPFDLEVFYGERVAVLGSNGSGKSHFLRLLAGDEVAHTGEWKLGARVLPGHFAQTHAHPELEGRPLLDILWKEHAQDRGAAMSRLRRYELTKQAEQPFDRLSGGQQARFQILLLELQGVTALLLDEPTDNLDLESAEALQEGLETFEGTVLAVTHDRWFARSFDRFLVFGSDGRVRETPEPVWDERRVERAR
- a CDS encoding phosphatase PAP2 family protein, encoding MTPDVDLTVRPPGHHILRDRFLAADSRLFDAVATRDWPGAHPLLPKLSRAANHGVLWFATAAAIAATRSPRARRAAVRGVASLALASATINTLGKRSIRRPRPALHNVPLTRQLKRQPITTSFPSGHSASAAAFAAGVALESRGWGAAVAPLATAVALSRVYTGVHFPSDVLVGAALGVGAAYAVRGMVPTRDRLPPPGRPYVDAPALPDGEGLVVVANRASGTSDRVRALRDVLPGAETVECEPEDVRAELEKAATRARVLGVCGGDGTVNSAAEVALRHGIPLAVLPGGTLNHFAYDLGVEDVRDLGRAVRQGEAVRVDLGHFTTGDTEGHFLNTFSLGVYPDLVRERERWEKALGGWPAGVIAALRVLRSDRHPLQATFEGRPRPIWLLFAGNGTYRRLGLAPARRFDLADGLLDVRVVHGGRRPALRLLAAAAAGPLPRSPAHAAVHVRRLRVDGIAPGALLAYDGEVTEVKGDLTLRKIPEALTVYRPVPMR
- a CDS encoding class I SAM-dependent methyltransferase, whose product is MPKAQETAVYTHGHHESVLRSHTWRTAANSAAYLLGSLKPHMKVLDIGCGPGTITADLAALVQDGHVTGVDHAPGILDQARATAAERGLENVDFAVADVHALDFPDDSFCVVHAHQVLQHVGDPVQALREMRRVTRPGGILAVRDSDYAAMTWYPESAGMDDWLDLYRRVARANGGEPDAGRRLKSWALRAGLTDITATSATWTYATARERAWWSGLWADRTVASAYADRATEGGHAAAGQLRAIADSWREWGEQEDGWFAVLHGEILCREAA